TAATGGGTTTAGAAGAAAATTGCGGATGTTTTGGGAATGCAATAAAAAGTGAGTTTGGTTGGGGGATGGTTGGGAGGAATGCTTTTCAATTTCTTCTTTCAATTGTTGTATTAAAAAAAGAGAATAGAAACGCTCTGGCGCCGGGCGAAATAAAACAATAAAAACAAAATGATTGGAGGTAAAAATGTTAAAAGTGTTTTTTAGACTAATAGTGTTAATTCTAATATTATTTTCTGTAGTTAATATATTGAATACGCAAAAGTTATTTGCGAGAGAGCTAGAAATATATTGTTACGGTCCAGGTATTGATGCCCATGATATTCTTTGTGGTAGTGATCCTGGTTTCTGTTGTTTTTGGTTTTCAGATGATGGCTCTAGTGGTACGAGTGGCTGTTGTTCATGAGTAATATTGTGTAATACATGAGAGCAAAATTAATTTTATTAGTATTAATGAGCCCGTTATAAAAAATACTTTTGATGAAAAATGTTTTGATAGCTACTCAAATTCTGGCTTAAATCATATTTTGTTTTTGTAGAGCATACATTGATACGAATTATAATTGTATGCCTATGAAATTACAAGTAATTATACGTTTGTTGAGGCAATTTTTGAATGCTTCTGAAAAGTAATCTAATAAAATCATGTTGAATAGTACTTTGTAAAACTAATCTAATACTAAAATAAAAGACAAGTGTTAAGTTTGTTTTACTTGGCTTTCAATAACAGTTAATATGATTTACTTGTATTTCTGCTAATAAGGTAATATCACTAGATAAATTAGTGATGAAAGAGATAGTATAAAATTTTAAAGTTGTTTTGAATTTCCAAACTAGATATAGATATTGTAAATCTATTGGTGCTTGTTAGAAAATGGAGACTTTCTGTGAGGAGTAACAATTTAATAAAAAAATTTTTGTTTAACTCACAAAATATTATAATTTTTTTAATGATAATATTGATTTGTGTCCTTGTGTACCAGAATAAAAAGCTAACTTCTATTGTTGAAAGTAGAATTAATCCGCAACGAGCAATAGTAGGCAGTCAAATAAAAAGAATCACATTAGAAAGAATTGCTGATAACAAACAAATAAATTTGGATTTTCAATTAAACAGAAAGAAAGGATTAATATTTTTTTTATCGCAAAAATGTAAAGCATGTAATAATAGCAAAAAGGCTATTAATGAAATCTTGAAGTTTTGCATTGCTCACAAGCTTGACGTTTATTTAGTCTACTTAGATAGCATTGATTTAATAGACAGAGATGTTATTTACGATAAAAATAAGGAATACTTCTATTCGATAAATTGGGAGTTAAATCCAGAATCAAAATTTCTTCTGCCCAAAATTATACCGAATGTTTTATTGGTTAATGAGAAGGGAAAAATAATAGAGAATTGGCGGGGTCAAATTGATATTGAAAAAAGAAATGAAATAATTCAAAAACTTACACAAGATAGTTTATGAGATTTCAAAGCAAAAGTTTAGGACTATTTGTTTTAGTTTTTTTCTGCTACTTAACACTTTTTGCTCAGCTGAGTATTAAGTTTGATTTAAAAATCATTCAATCCCAAAAAGCAATAAAATTAAACTTAATTAATCCATCTGTGCTTACTTGTAGCGTGGATAAAAAAATATTTATTGTTGATTCCGGAGATTCACAAATAAAAGAATATGGTAATAACTTCAATTACATCCGTGCTTTTTCAGGAAAAGGAGAGGGTCCTGGAGAACTATCAGGTAAGGTTTTTTTGATAGCAGCTAATGGGAATGGAATTATTGTAGTTGTTGATATACTGAAGTATAATTTTATAGTTTTTACACAAGACGGTAAATATCAGAACAGTTTTAAAATTGAACAAAATGATTTTTTCCCTGAAAGTATTGTCCTAGATTCAAACAATAACATTTATTTTTTGACAAGCTCGAAACTTTTTAAATATACTGACAAAGGTAAGAAAATACTTGCTGTTACAGTAAAATCGAAAAAGAGCAAAGAGAATTTTTACTACATGTATCAAAAATACATGACAATTTATGATAATAAGTATCTTTATATTTTTTTTAATGATGAGTACAAAATTGAAAAAAGAGACCTTCAAGGAAACTTAGTTTCATCTTTTATTGATCCTACCTTCGAAAGAATTCCTTACCAACCAGAAGAATTTATAAATAAGCAGCATGAATTAGCAGTTAAATCTTCTCCAGTAAAGATTTATCCTAATATTGCTAGTAATATAATTACTTACAAAGACTATTTATTAATCATTTTGAAACCGCGCGCTAAATGGAAATTTAAAAAAAGAGTTGACGTGTTTGATTTAGTAAATGAGAAATTAGTGGCTAGATTAGAGGATGAAAAATTTGACTTGTTGAATAATTGCACCATTGAACAAAATACGGTATACTCTTTACAAGAAAAGAGTGACGATTGGTACTTAATAAAAAGTGTGTTATCTATAAAATGATAGATTATAAAGGTATGTAATGGTTCAAGATGAAAATAGACTTTGAAAAAATATTGGATAAGTAAGTAATTTTGTGTGGTGGAAAATTCAATCAAAGGATGCAATCTTCTTAGCATCGAGTATCCAACGTCATCTATCCTATTTCCTTCAAGCTATACCTTCATTAAATCATTAAAATATCGGTGGACAAATTACAGCGAGGTCTTTTCCCTTGCCTTTTTCAAAAGCATTTTGGTAAATTTTAATATAAACGTCGATACACGGAGGAAAGTCTAATGGAAATTATGCTTTTCAAGATTTTGCTGCCGATTGATTTCATCGCAAATTATCTTCCAGCGGTAAGATTTCGTAAGTCGGAATACTTCATTTTCTTTGCCTTCTCATGTTTAGTTGATCCGCTCATGGCTTTTCTATATAAATATCAAATAATTGGTTGTTTCTATCATATTCCTTTCTATCTTACACTAAGCCTTATAATATTACCTGGTAGCTACCGAAAAGTACGTGCTTACGCAGGTGCTGGAGTGTTTTTTGTATTGTTTCACTATTTAAGAAACCGTGAAGTTATGCAGATATCAGCAGCAATTCTAGCAATCTGCTTTATAATTTTTTTAATTAATGAGATAAGGATAAGGAATAAGAATGAATTTAAGGCAGAAGTTTTTCTATTGCTGCTTTTGATGAATATGTTTATCCACTATTGGGGGATCTTTCTTTACTTTCATCATCCACAATTGTACGTTTCCAATTGGTGGGTTGTTGTGTTTTTGGATATGTTGACATTTACGCTGATAGCATGTGCTGGACCTGAGAGAAAAGTTAGTTTAGTGTTCCTCAAGATTTTTAATGAAAAAGTAAACTCTGCTGCTCAAAAGCATTATGAGTCGGAAATAACAACAAACGAAAAAAAGGACAATCATCAAATGGCTCATTTAGCTGGAGCTTTGGCGGAACGGGTGGATTCTCATAATGGCGGTGAGGGAAACGATATTGATGGTCTATTGACGAGACGAGAACTTGAGATTTATACTTATTTATGTGAAGGATTGACAAATAAAGAGATATCAGAACGGATATGTCGTAGTGTAAAAACAGTAGAAAGTCATTTAATTCATATCACTGAGAAATTAGGATTTGTGAGTGTTCGAGAGCTAAAAAAATTTGTTAACGACACAATCCGCAACAACTCACCCTACTTTGAGGAGGGAAAAATCAACAAAAGTGAGAGAAATTAATAAGAAATCAGTGTAAACCCTGATAAAAATCAGTGTTTTCTCTGATGTTTTTAAGGGAGCCTAGCATTTATATTACTATCCAAATTTTTCTAATTATTTTGATCAACTATCAATCCTTCATATTAAAAAACATTAAAAAAGGAGAAAGGACTGTGAAAAATCTATTGTTTCTTGGACTTTTTGTGCTGCTATCTGCTTGTAATAATAATAAAAGAAATGATCCTTTAGCCAGTAGCACTGCGAATTTTGTGAAAGAAATGATTGAGTCTACGTCACAAGACATAGAAACTTATAATAAAAATGTCAGACATTTCTTTTCTTTTGTAAGAAGAGATGTTTTGAATGAAAACGATTTTGCGAACCATTCGATCTATTCTGCTAGTAGATATGAACTGTCTATAGATAGACAAAATAATATCATGAGCTTAGTAGGAGGCAATACAGGTAAAAATGTAAAAATAAGAGCAAGTTCTAATAGACCTTCCAATTCTCCTTATCATCTTATAGGTAATGGTGAGATGTATATAAATGAGCAGAAAGTATTATTAGTTAATGAAAAATTTGGTGATAAAAAATTAGAAGCTACTTTATTTTTCCCAACTCTTACTGGTGATAACTATATAAGGATTCTCTTTAATCATGACAATAAAGTAATAACCTCTAATTCAAATTTTAATATAAGCATAGAAGTTAAATTTGCTGATTATCAAAAATCGTTTAATTATATTAATAGTCCAATGAATGTTAATCAACTATATGAGTTTGCAAATGAAATAAAAAGTATCTTTCCTCATCAAATTTTTGAAGGAATAGACCATAGTTTTTATTCAACATGCGTTTACCTTAACAATAAATGGTTAAAATGGGAAAGTGATATAAAGCTTTCTCAAGGGTTTATTGTTCTCGATCAAAATTCAAAAAGGCTTATGAAAGAACCCTGCTATGGTAATGATGATTTATGGGCCAGTACTTTAACAGGTATAGTAGTCGGTTTCTTTAGCTTTGGAGCCGGCGCTGCTTATGCACTTATTGATGCCTACATTGCTTCAGAGGCAGAACCTTGTTAAACTTTATTAAAAAAATAAAAAAAGCAGATTTGTTTTACTTCGTTTTTATAAATGCACTTGGGCTTTACTTATTTCTAACGCAAACAATGTACGCACAACGATATGGTGTATTATTGCTGACGTTAGGGAACATTGCATTTTTTATAAAAATATTATTTAAAATTAAAACGAAGTAAAAAAATAAGAATGGATCAATATTGCATTACTAATAGATTTGTAATAGTCTGTACAATCTCTTATTAAATAACGAGAAGTCACCGCCTTGTGGTAAGCTTAAGAATTCGCAAAAGTTTTTCTTTAAGGCAGTTTATTATTTAATAACAGTTATACTGCTATTTTCTGGGGTTTCAAAAATAATCGACATAAATCCATTAATAGAAACGCTAAAAGAAGTAAAACTGCCGCATGATTTGATAATAACAATAGCAATATTGCTGCCAATAACGGAGGTAGGATTGGGAATAATACTGTTGCTAAAGATAAAAACAAAGAACAGCAATAAGAGTAACTGCAATACTTTTCCTAATTTTCTTTTTGTTTTCAGTTTATGGAGTGGTAATGGGTATAGAAAAAGATTGTGGGTGTTTTGGTAATGCAGTAAAGAGTGATTTTGGTTGGGGGATGGTTGGGAGGAATTTACTATTGTTAATGACTACAATTTTTTTAGAGAAAAGTAAAAAGAATTACCTCAGCGCTGAGGGAATTATATTAACAAATAAATAATGGAGGTTAA
The sequence above is drawn from the Melioribacteraceae bacterium 4301-Me genome and encodes:
- a CDS encoding response regulator transcription factor produces the protein MEIMLFKILLPIDFIANYLPAVRFRKSEYFIFFAFSCLVDPLMAFLYKYQIIGCFYHIPFYLTLSLIILPGSYRKVRAYAGAGVFFVLFHYLRNREVMQISAAILAICFIIFLINEIRIRNKNEFKAEVFLLLLLMNMFIHYWGIFLYFHHPQLYVSNWWVVVFLDMLTFTLIACAGPERKVSLVFLKIFNEKVNSAAQKHYESEITTNEKKDNHQMAHLAGALAERVDSHNGGEGNDIDGLLTRRELEIYTYLCEGLTNKEISERICRSVKTVESHLIHITEKLGFVSVRELKKFVNDTIRNNSPYFEEGKINKSERN
- a CDS encoding MauE/DoxX family redox-associated membrane protein, coding for MLFSGVSKIIDINPLIETLKEVKLPHDLIITIAILLPITEVGLGIILLLKIKTKNSNKSNCNTFPNFLFVFSLWSGNGYRKRLWVFW